A DNA window from bacterium contains the following coding sequences:
- a CDS encoding IclR family transcriptional regulator — MSALGTVEKALDILQHLHSAGAPRGVSEIGRALDLPKATAHRLLAALGRRGMVERSADGRYRPGIALVALGVGILEREPVVSAAEPVMEELAETLEQTIFLAGARGSRLYVLAKREGSGFLRAAPRVGERIPVHATAIGKLYMAFAPEQVTDPGAAAQRFTDATLSPTALERELATIRAEALAENHDEWIEGLSGVAAPIRLRERIAGAIAVTGPSARFEPAQRARIREQISRAARQIGERLAGGPGENGGNEQ, encoded by the coding sequence GTGAGCGCACTGGGCACCGTCGAGAAGGCCCTCGACATCCTCCAGCATCTCCACAGCGCCGGTGCACCCCGGGGGGTGAGCGAGATCGGGCGGGCTCTGGATCTGCCCAAGGCGACCGCCCATCGCCTTCTTGCGGCGCTGGGACGACGCGGCATGGTCGAGCGCAGCGCGGACGGGCGCTATCGACCCGGCATCGCCCTGGTCGCGCTGGGGGTCGGCATCCTGGAACGGGAACCAGTCGTCAGCGCCGCCGAGCCGGTGATGGAAGAGCTGGCCGAAACACTGGAGCAGACCATCTTCCTGGCGGGCGCGCGCGGTTCGCGCCTGTACGTGTTGGCCAAGCGCGAGGGCAGCGGCTTCCTGCGCGCCGCACCGCGCGTTGGCGAACGCATTCCAGTGCACGCGACCGCGATCGGCAAGCTGTACATGGCGTTCGCTCCTGAACAGGTCACCGACCCCGGCGCCGCGGCCCAGCGTTTCACCGACGCGACTCTTTCGCCCACGGCGCTCGAACGCGAACTCGCGACGATTCGCGCCGAAGCCCTGGCCGAGAACCACGATGAGTGGATCGAAGGTCTCTCCGGTGTCGCAGCACCGATCCGTCTGCGCGAACGCATCGCGGGCGCGATCGCGGTCACGGGACCGAGCGCGCGCTTCGAACCAGCGCAGCGTGCACGAATCCGCGAGCAGATCTCACGCGCTGCACGGCAGATTGGCGAACGCCTCGCGGGTGGACCGGGTGAGAATGGAGGAAACGAACAATGA
- the ilvE gene encoding branched-chain-amino-acid transaminase: protein MKIWIDGRIVGPEEAHIPVTDHGLLYGDGVFEGIRVYGGKVFRLDRHLARLQFSASAIGLAIPGGIDRVRAVVHETAAAFGSHESYIRLLLTRGDGTIGVDPTRCPEPRLICICCDAELYDPEHLAQGLTLVTSSLRRPALDALDPRVKSLNYLNSVMAKREAKLRGADEGLLLNAAGLVAEATVANIFIHRKGALRTPPTCDGALEGITRETVIELAGGLGIPAHEQSLSRMDLLSADEIFLTGTGARIVPVRSFDSQDIGTEVPGPVTSKLMAAFDELVERI, encoded by the coding sequence ATGAAGATCTGGATCGACGGTCGCATCGTCGGCCCCGAAGAGGCGCACATCCCCGTCACGGATCACGGGCTGCTCTACGGAGACGGTGTATTCGAGGGAATCCGCGTGTATGGGGGCAAGGTCTTTCGTCTGGATCGGCATCTAGCGCGTCTGCAGTTTTCCGCGAGTGCAATCGGACTCGCGATCCCCGGTGGAATCGATCGGGTGCGTGCAGTCGTACACGAAACGGCGGCGGCCTTTGGCAGCCACGAGTCCTACATCCGTCTATTGCTCACCCGCGGTGACGGTACGATCGGTGTCGACCCCACGCGTTGTCCGGAACCGCGACTGATCTGTATCTGCTGTGATGCAGAGCTATACGATCCCGAGCACCTGGCCCAGGGTCTGACACTGGTCACATCGAGTCTGCGCCGGCCTGCACTCGACGCACTCGACCCCCGGGTCAAGAGCTTGAACTACCTGAACAGCGTCATGGCCAAACGCGAGGCGAAACTTCGCGGCGCCGACGAAGGACTGCTCTTGAACGCCGCCGGGCTGGTGGCGGAAGCGACGGTCGCGAACATCTTCATCCATCGCAAAGGAGCCCTGCGCACACCGCCGACCTGCGACGGTGCGCTGGAAGGCATCACGCGCGAGACCGTGATCGAACTGGCCGGTGGACTGGGAATTCCCGCACATGAGCAGTCGCTGTCGCGCATGGACCTGCTGAGCGCAGACGAGATCTTCCTGACGGGCACGGGCGCCCGCATTGTACCCGTGCGCAGCTTCGACTCTCAGGACATCGGTACCGAGGTGCCGGGTCCGGTCACCAGCAAGCTCATGGCTGCGTTCGACGAACTCGTGGAAAGAATTTGA
- a CDS encoding class I SAM-dependent methyltransferase, protein MGFYERRIFPHILDAAMRGMNDLRAETLALARGDVLEIGFGTGLNLKYYPDTVGSLSALDPMDALEEVVEKRIEAAGFPVERHALPADRHLPYDDARFDTVAVTWTLCTIPDPVAALLEMRRVLKPEGQMLFVEHGRSDDDAVARWQDRLNPIQKVIGCGCNLNRAIDAVIEKSGFRLQHLERFEREKTPRILGSMYRGVAGH, encoded by the coding sequence ATGGGATTCTACGAACGACGCATCTTCCCGCACATCCTCGACGCCGCGATGCGGGGCATGAATGACCTGCGCGCCGAAACGCTGGCACTGGCTCGCGGCGACGTGCTGGAGATCGGCTTCGGAACGGGACTGAATCTGAAGTACTACCCCGATACGGTAGGATCATTGTCCGCACTCGACCCGATGGATGCGCTGGAAGAGGTGGTTGAAAAACGCATCGAGGCAGCGGGTTTTCCTGTAGAGCGCCACGCGCTTCCGGCCGATCGGCACCTACCCTACGATGACGCCCGTTTCGACACGGTCGCCGTTACCTGGACGCTGTGCACGATTCCCGACCCGGTCGCTGCGCTGCTGGAAATGCGACGCGTGCTGAAACCGGAAGGCCAGATGCTCTTTGTCGAGCACGGCCGCAGCGACGACGACGCCGTCGCGCGCTGGCAGGATCGCCTCAACCCGATCCAGAAGGTCATCGGCTGCGGCTGCAATCTGAACCGTGCCATCGACGCAGTGATCGAGAAATCGGGCTTTCGGCTGCAGCACCTGGAGCGCTTCGAGCGCGAAAAGACACCGCGAATCCTGGGATCCATGTACCGGGGTGTCGCCGGTCATTAG